A single window of Cydia splendana chromosome 13, ilCydSple1.2, whole genome shotgun sequence DNA harbors:
- the LOC134796546 gene encoding uncharacterized protein LOC134796546, with protein MGRNEGKIEWLRAVFEAKDILFGPFSDTLTKTDKVLAWKSMHALAQSLALVPNNKEYTYTRDTFWQNLRKNAVKKRDNSRATGSGTTKFTNIDEMVYSIIGKESPVLVGLPVAESGEVVTERHSNPLNSIGIDGNRLTSTNNIAHGEPSNASALAKKTSTNRTAAPQHKIQKKRMQDLKYKKHFLMVQLLEKENYLKELKIKKIEKELNIDSNERAKQANSNNNSKQMNEDASSSDEEQYEVDYLEEMEDSE; from the exons atggGCAGAAATGAAGGAAAAATCGAGTGGTTGAGAGCGGTGTTCGAAGCCAAGGATATACTTTTTGGGCCGTTTTCAG ATACATTAACAAAAACTGACAAGGTATTGGCATGGAAAAGTATGCATGCCCTGGCACAATCGTTGGCGTTGGTGCCTAACAATAAAGAATATACATATACCAGGGACACATTCTGGCAAAACTTGAGGAAGAATGCAGTG aaaaaacgaGATAACAGCCGGGCCACTGGGAGTGGAACCACCAAATTTACGAATATCGATGAAATGGTGTACAGCATCATCGGGAAGGAGTCACCAGTCCTGGTAGGGCTCCCTGTTGCAGAGTCTGGTGAAGTAGTAACTGAAAGGCATAGTAATCCTTTAAATTCCATTGGTATTGATGGCAATAGACTAACTTCTACGAACAACATAGCACATGGTGAACCATCCAATGCCTCTGCACTTGCCAAGAAGACAAGCACCAACCGGACTGCAGCCCCGCaacacaaaatacaaaaaaaaagaatgcaagatctgaaatataaaaaacattttttaatggtTCAGCTTTTAGAGAAGGAAAACTATTTAAAAgagttgaaaattaaaaaaatagaaaaagaaCTGAATATAGATTCCAATGAAAGGGCCAAACAAGccaacagcaacaacaacagcaAACAAATGAATGAAGATGCCAGCAGCAGTGATGAAGAACAATATGAAGTTGACTATTTAGAAGAAATGGAAGATTCTGAATAG